From the Actinomycetota bacterium genome, one window contains:
- a CDS encoding DegT/DnrJ/EryC1/StrS family aminotransferase: MDVPYVDLAAAYRGLKDEIDEAVSTVLASGHYVLGENVAAFEEEFARWVGTAYSVSVGSGTDAIYLTLKALGIGAGDEVITVSHTAVNSALSISKAGAAPVLVDIDAESYCIDPALLEAALTARTRAVMPVHLYGHPCDMDAVTEFAQRHSLKVIEDCAQAHGARYKGRSAGTMGAAGCFSFYPTKNLGACGDAGAVTTDDAGLAAKIRSLSNCGQGQERYHNIYRGEVSRLDELQAAILRIKLKRLDEATGSRRRVAAFYRERLVDSGLGLPAEKEWARHVYHLYVVRSKERDRLQRFLAEKSIQTLIHYPVPVHLQPAYAGEAHGPLPETEKAVGEILSLPCFPEISSEQLEKVATAIEEF; this comes from the coding sequence ATGGACGTACCCTACGTCGACCTCGCCGCCGCTTACCGTGGCCTCAAAGATGAGATTGACGAGGCGGTATCCACAGTACTCGCAAGCGGCCACTATGTGCTGGGCGAGAACGTCGCCGCTTTCGAAGAGGAATTCGCCCGCTGGGTCGGCACGGCTTACTCGGTCTCTGTTGGCTCCGGCACCGACGCCATCTACCTGACGCTGAAGGCGCTGGGCATCGGCGCCGGCGATGAGGTCATCACCGTCTCCCACACCGCTGTCAATTCGGCGCTATCGATCTCGAAGGCCGGCGCGGCGCCGGTCCTGGTTGACATCGATGCCGAAAGTTATTGTATTGACCCCGCTCTGCTGGAAGCGGCCCTGACCGCTCGCACCCGCGCGGTCATGCCGGTCCATCTCTATGGGCACCCCTGCGATATGGATGCGGTCACTGAATTCGCGCAGCGGCACAGCCTGAAGGTTATCGAGGACTGCGCCCAGGCCCACGGGGCCCGGTACAAAGGCCGGAGTGCCGGAACCATGGGGGCGGCTGGCTGTTTCAGTTTTTATCCCACCAAGAATCTGGGCGCCTGCGGCGACGCCGGAGCCGTTACCACCGATGACGCCGGCCTGGCGGCGAAGATCCGCTCGCTCTCCAACTGCGGGCAGGGCCAGGAGCGGTACCACAACATCTACCGGGGCGAGGTCAGCCGCCTGGACGAGTTGCAGGCGGCGATCCTGAGGATAAAGCTCAAGCGGCTCGACGAGGCCACCGGCAGCAGGCGCCGGGTCGCGGCTTTTTATCGCGAGCGGCTTGTGGATTCCGGCCTCGGGCTTCCCGCCGAGAAGGAATGGGCCCGCCACGTCTATCATCTTTATGTAGTGCGCTCAAAGGAGCGCGACCGCCTGCAGCGATTCCTCGCTGAAAAATCCATCCAGACACTGATACACTATCCGGTACCGGTGCATCTGCAGCCGGCGTATGCCGGTGAGGCGCACGGTCCGCTGCCGGAGACGGAGAAAGCCGTGGGAGAGATCCTGTCGCTTCCCTGCTTCCCCGAGATATCCAGCGAGCAACTGGAGAAGGTCGCCACGGCGATCGAGGAGTTTTAG
- a CDS encoding glycosyltransferase family 39 protein, with amino-acid sequence MNPESQSQGASRRRSWQILLALIFFAALAIRALAALKRPMIELDEAVYARMAENLAAGKGPLDLMEFSRVFFSPLYPLFVAGVAVVFRSYVLSGYIVAVVFGSLMVIPTFLLGREFVNERAGLMAAALLAVFPIFVDYSSKLYNESVYIFFLLFGIYFGWHLLKNRRMTCGIMAGVSIGFAYLTNPTSVYYVVIIAGLAVVITFFRGGWGTMLKSVSMLLVFFLIVAAPYLIFLHSEMGKWSFTGKDITPAIHYYSAVHGLRYNTVEWEKDLYSLTNDGQEVRILRLDELPGINDRSVIRHPLTYIKIFANQTNIFYTQELVQVFPLWLLPLLGLGLFARGWDRRRAAKVGFLLLMMVPALVIMAMYAHSRFFMPFVPLAIIWVAQGWQKLEEWGSDTITHSLAGPHEALWRRWAPWLIGTAVLLPLLIMSGVTVARQSYPVEYKEAGQWLRQEAGPGSRVMSRDSSVAYYSGGVSVILPYADYESTTHYARLKNVDYLVMADWDINNSRPDLAVLMQDDSQHPDWRLIDRIRPGTGQETLVFQLVK; translated from the coding sequence ATGAATCCTGAATCACAATCCCAAGGCGCAAGCCGCAGGCGCAGCTGGCAGATCCTGCTGGCGCTGATCTTTTTCGCAGCCCTGGCCATCCGGGCCCTGGCGGCGCTCAAGCGTCCCATGATCGAGCTGGATGAGGCCGTCTACGCCCGCATGGCCGAGAACCTGGCGGCGGGCAAGGGCCCGCTTGACCTGATGGAATTTTCGCGGGTGTTCTTCTCGCCGCTCTATCCGCTGTTCGTCGCCGGCGTGGCCGTGGTCTTCCGCAGCTACGTTCTCTCCGGTTACATCGTCGCCGTGGTCTTCGGCAGCCTCATGGTCATCCCGACGTTCCTGCTTGGCCGCGAGTTCGTCAACGAGAGGGCGGGGCTGATGGCGGCGGCGCTGCTGGCCGTCTTCCCCATCTTTGTTGACTACTCCTCGAAGCTCTACAACGAGAGCGTCTATATCTTTTTCCTGCTGTTCGGCATCTACTTCGGCTGGCACCTTCTGAAGAACCGCCGCATGACCTGCGGCATCATGGCGGGAGTATCGATCGGGTTTGCCTACCTGACCAATCCGACGTCGGTCTATTACGTGGTGATAATCGCGGGCCTGGCTGTGGTCATAACCTTCTTCCGCGGGGGCTGGGGGACCATGCTCAAGTCGGTCTCGATGCTGCTGGTCTTCTTCCTCATCGTTGCCGCCCCTTACCTTATCTTCCTGCACAGCGAGATGGGCAAGTGGTCCTTCACCGGCAAGGACATCACGCCGGCGATCCATTACTACTCCGCCGTGCACGGCCTCAGGTACAACACCGTTGAGTGGGAGAAGGATCTCTACAGCCTCACCAATGACGGGCAGGAAGTGCGCATCCTGCGGCTGGACGAGCTGCCGGGGATCAACGACCGCAGCGTCATCAGGCATCCTTTGACATATATCAAGATATTTGCTAACCAGACCAATATCTTCTACACGCAGGAGCTGGTCCAGGTATTTCCCCTCTGGCTGCTGCCGCTGCTGGGGCTGGGCCTGTTCGCCCGGGGTTGGGACCGCCGGCGGGCGGCCAAGGTGGGCTTCCTGCTGCTGATGATGGTGCCGGCTCTGGTGATCATGGCCATGTATGCCCACAGCCGTTTCTTCATGCCCTTTGTACCGCTGGCGATCATCTGGGTGGCGCAGGGCTGGCAGAAGCTCGAGGAGTGGGGCAGCGACACCATCACCCACAGCCTGGCCGGGCCTCATGAAGCGCTCTGGCGCCGCTGGGCGCCCTGGCTGATCGGGACGGCGGTGCTGCTGCCGCTGCTGATCATGTCCGGCGTCACCGTGGCCCGGCAGAGCTACCCGGTCGAGTACAAGGAAGCCGGCCAGTGGCTGCGGCAGGAGGCAGGCCCCGGCAGCCGGGTCATGAGCCGGGACTCGAGCGTCGCTTATTATTCGGGCGGGGTTTCGGTTATTCTTCCCTACGCAGATTATGAAAGCACCACCCATTACGCCAGGCTCAAGAACGTCGACTACCTGGTGATGGCGGATTGGGACATCAACAATTCGCGGCCGGACCTGGCGGTGCTGATGCAGGACGACTCGCAACATCCCGACTGGAGGCTCATCGACAGGATCCGCCCGGGCACCGGGCAGGAAACTCTGGTATTCCAACTGGTAAAATAG